Within the Paenibacillus pabuli genome, the region TGTAAGTTCCCTAAGCAAGCGTACGCAGCGTGAGGTTGTTCAGGAGCTCGCCCGTCTTGTGGTAACCTCCAACCGCTTCTATGATGAAGAGGGGACAAAGGAAGCCAAGGTGCAGGCCCGTGAAAACACACAAACGGTCTTTATCAAGCAAGGTGATACATTAGTTGCGAAGGGCGAGATGATTACTCCCGAGATGTACGCGCTTCTTGATGAGAATGATTTGTTGAAAAACGAAGTGAATTACTGGCCGCAGCTGGGTCTTCTGATGCTGTCTTGTCTGCTGTCGGCCGCTATTCTCATGTACATTCAGCAATTCAGCGGAACGCATTTTAAATATAATAATTCACAGCTGCTGATGCTTGTACTCATTTTCATTATTACAATTGTGCTTATGCATGTGACGGCATTCATCCAGACAGCAGACAAATCGTATGTCGGCTTCCTTGCACCAGTTGCAGTGGGTGCAATGTTAATTGCTTTATTGCTGGATACATCGCTTGCTTTTGTTTGCTCGATCATCATTGGCATGTTGTCAAGCATTATCTTGAATACGCATCAAGGTCAGATTTTTGATTTTGAGCTCGGCTTCTTTGCGGTGCTGGTGTCTTTTGTCGCCATCTTCGCCACATATCGTGCAAGCCAGCGATCCACCATTTTAAAGGGCGCCATCATGGTCTGCCTGTTTGGTTCCATCGCTGTGTTTACACTGTCCTTGATTGATACAGGGGATTGGAACCGTACAACAACGTTGTACGGCGTCGGATTTGCTTTTGCAGGCGGTGTATTAACGGCAATCCTTGTGATTGGACTTATGCCGTTTTTCGAAACATCGTTCGGTATATTATCGGCACTGAAGCTGGTGGAGCTGTCCAACCCGAACCACCCGTTATTGCGCAAACTGCTGACGGAAACACCAGGCACGTATCATCACAGTGTTATGGTAGGAAACCTGTCCGAGGCCGCAGCCGAGGCTATAGGAGCAAATGGTCTGCTCTGCCGAGTAGGTTCGTATTACCATGATATTGGCAAGACCAAGAGACCGATATATTTCATTGAAAATCAGAACAATATGGAGAACCCGCATGATTCCATCGACCCCAAGCTGAGCAAATCAATTATCGTTGCACACGCACGGGATGGCGTGGAAATGCAGAAGGATTACAAGCTTCCGAAACCGATCCGGGATATCGCGGAACAGCATCATGGTACAACCTTCCTCCATTACTTCTATCACAAAGCGCTGCGTCAAGCCGAGGAAGCGGGTGTCGAGCCTGACTTTACAGAAGAAGATTTCCGTTACCCAGGGCCAAAAGCCCAATCCAAGGAATCGGCTATTGTTGGAATAGCCGACAGCGTTGAGGCAGCGGTTCGATCCCTGCGCAAACCGACTGTGGAACAAGTGGAATCCATGATTGAGAAAATTATCAAGGGACGTCTCGATGATCATCAGTTTAACGATTGTGATCTCACCATGCGCGAACTGGACATTGTAGCGAAGACCTTGAAAGAGACGGTGATGGGGATCTTCCACTCCCGGATTGAATACCCGGAAGAGATCAAGAAACCGAAGCCGACCTCCCCTGAAGCGGGTTGACTTACTAATATGAGCAGACAGGAGTTATGAAAGAATGAGTCTTAACCTGGCATGGAATAATGATCAACAGGATAAAGAAATTACAGAGCCAATGATTGCAATGCTGGAGCAGTTGCTGAACCTTGCAGGAGAAGCTGAGGGCGTGGCAGATGGAGAAGTTGCTCTAACTTTTGTGGATGATGCTCAGATTCATGAGTTGAACCGAGATTACCGCGGAATCGATCGTCCGACAGATGTATTGTCGTTTGCCATGAATGAAACCATGGACGAGGAACTGGACATCATTTACGAACTGGATGAGGATGAAGAGATGGAGGAGATGCCAGATGTTCTCGGTGACATCATTATCTCCGTTCCTCGTACCATCCTGCAAAGTGAAGAATACGGGCATTCATTTGAACGTGAGCTTGGTTTCCTGTTCGTGCATGGTTTCCTGCACCTGCTCGGATACGACCATCAGGACGAAGCGAGTGAAGCCGAAATGATGGGCAAACAGGAAGCTGTACTCGCCCAGGCCGGGTTGACACGATAATGAAAAGGCGCTCCTGGAGTCTGGTGTTCCGCAATGCGGCAGAAGGAATCGTATACGGTTTTCGGACACAGCGAAATGTAAGGGTTCATTCGGGAGTAGCCGTCATCATGTGTTCGGCTGGATTTATCTTCGGGATTTCGAGGACAGACTGGATGTTTGTGCTGACAGCCATCTTTTTGGTTCTGGTGACCGAATTAATGAACACGGCCGTAGAGGCAGCGGTAGATCTGGCACATCCGCATATCCATCCGCTTGCAAAAGCGGCGAAAGACACCGCGGCTGGCGCAGTTTTGCTGGCAGCGGTGTTCGCCGTAGTCATCGGATGTATGGTGTTCTTTAAACCTGTTATACATTGGCTTGGTTTCTGATAAGCCTGCTATAAAAAGAAGTTTATTTTAGGGATAACCTGAGGGAGAGATTTGGATTATGGATAATCAACAGCTCATGCAAGAAGCCATTAAGGCACGTGCAAAAGCGTACACACCTTATTCCCATTTTGGCGTAGGAGCAGCTCTGCT harbors:
- a CDS encoding HD family phosphohydrolase translates to MTSKELSKGKSFQNRTTGWKYSVWARYLLFLFLVILFYFSLASKLLPERYDIQEGTRSEVDIAAPMQIPNTKATLKAQEEAAERVQPIYQIVQLRNENLMTTLLDRIDRLNQDDQISSQDKIDIYRDEIPQRQKDFVSNFINNNRKAGTYSETLLEEIRNVVQEQSYRIPEETYIKISRLTSDDIQEMKTVARDIVSRLMTDQISDATTARAKVAEMVSVSSLSKRTQREVVQELARLVVTSNRFYDEEGTKEAKVQARENTQTVFIKQGDTLVAKGEMITPEMYALLDENDLLKNEVNYWPQLGLLMLSCLLSAAILMYIQQFSGTHFKYNNSQLLMLVLIFIITIVLMHVTAFIQTADKSYVGFLAPVAVGAMLIALLLDTSLAFVCSIIIGMLSSIILNTHQGQIFDFELGFFAVLVSFVAIFATYRASQRSTILKGAIMVCLFGSIAVFTLSLIDTGDWNRTTTLYGVGFAFAGGVLTAILVIGLMPFFETSFGILSALKLVELSNPNHPLLRKLLTETPGTYHHSVMVGNLSEAAAEAIGANGLLCRVGSYYHDIGKTKRPIYFIENQNNMENPHDSIDPKLSKSIIVAHARDGVEMQKDYKLPKPIRDIAEQHHGTTFLHYFYHKALRQAEEAGVEPDFTEEDFRYPGPKAQSKESAIVGIADSVEAAVRSLRKPTVEQVESMIEKIIKGRLDDHQFNDCDLTMRELDIVAKTLKETVMGIFHSRIEYPEEIKKPKPTSPEAG
- the ybeY gene encoding rRNA maturation RNase YbeY; the encoded protein is MSLNLAWNNDQQDKEITEPMIAMLEQLLNLAGEAEGVADGEVALTFVDDAQIHELNRDYRGIDRPTDVLSFAMNETMDEELDIIYELDEDEEMEEMPDVLGDIIISVPRTILQSEEYGHSFERELGFLFVHGFLHLLGYDHQDEASEAEMMGKQEAVLAQAGLTR
- a CDS encoding diacylglycerol kinase family protein, producing the protein MKRRSWSLVFRNAAEGIVYGFRTQRNVRVHSGVAVIMCSAGFIFGISRTDWMFVLTAIFLVLVTELMNTAVEAAVDLAHPHIHPLAKAAKDTAAGAVLLAAVFAVVIGCMVFFKPVIHWLGF